The following are encoded in a window of Manihot esculenta cultivar AM560-2 chromosome 8, M.esculenta_v8, whole genome shotgun sequence genomic DNA:
- the LOC110621001 gene encoding thaumatin-like protein 1a — MAEKSVFNLLLLLHLLVLFATGGNSDLIFYFENTCLETLWLASSPSDRGLDPTIEPGALEIYFMSDPWSGSLWVRTKCTTDLSGHFSCETGDCGSGEQDCQGGLPKYPITELNFNIQNNVVSYELSLIHGHNNIAVRIEPTGGSLIAGGSGPCPVVDCVEDISNICPAPLVAKNKNGVYVGCYNPCDVLHDPKYCKANEYSERFKQLCKFAHTFPGDNSPPLYKCSGATSYNITFCPV, encoded by the exons ATGGCTGAAAAATCTGTCTTCaacctcctccttcttcttcacttGCTGGTTTTATTCGCTACAG GTGGAAATtctgatttaatattttatttcgaGAACACTTGCCTAGAAACTTTGTGGCTTGCCTCCAGTCCATCAGACAGGGGCTTGGATCCGACAATTGAACCCGGTGCACTAGAAATATACTTCATGTCAGATCCATGGTCCGGAAGCTTATGGGTAAGAACAAAGTGTACCACCGATTTATCAGGACACTTCTCTTGTGAAACTGGAGATTGTGGATCCGGTGAACAAGATTGCCAAGGCGGACTGCCGAAATATCCTATAACCGAACTCAATTTCAATATTCAAAACAACGTAGTTTCATACGAATTAAGCTTGATTCATGGACACAATAACATAGCAGTTCGGATTGAACCGACTGGCGGATCATTAATTGCAGGCGGGTCTGGGCCATGCCCGGTTGTGGATTGCGTTGAAGATATTAGCAATATATGTCCAGCTCCCTTGGTTGCTAAAAACAAAAATGGAGTGTATGTAGGGTGCTATAATCCATGCGACGTATTGCATGATCCAAAATATTGCAAGGCCAATGAATACTCAGAAAGGTTCAAGCAATTGTGCAAATTCGCACATACATTTCCTGGAGATAATAGTCCTCCACTTTACAAGTGCAGTGGAGCTACCAGTTACAATATAACATTTTGTCCTGTGTAG
- the LOC110620302 gene encoding protein fluG, which produces MEFEELRQAIEKVMIVDAHAHNIVPLDSSFPFINAFSGAAGEALSFVPHSLSFKRNLREVAELYGCENSLQVVEEHRISSGLESIMVKCFEAAGISAVLIDDGFKLDKMHDVQWHKNFTPFVGRILRIERLAEAILDKELLDGSTWTLDKFTETFMENLRSSANKIVGLKSIAAYLSGLEINTNVTKKDAEEGLAEVLHAGKPVRLVNKSFIDHIFTRSLEVALQFDLPMQIHTGFGDKGLDLRLSNPLHLRMVLEDERFTNCRFVLLHASYPFSKEASYLASVYAQVYLDIGLAVPKLSVHGMISSLKEILELAPINKVMFSTDGYAFPETYYLGAKKTRECIFTVLRDACCDGDLTVGEAIEAAKDILARNAIKLYKINMGVKAFKSKDIVSANSVNIDNSSSDSGVSLVRILWVDASGQHRCRVVPLKRFNNVVKKNGVGLSFASMAMTSFADGPADETNLTGAGGIRLIPDLTTKRRIPWMEVEEMVLADMQLRPGEAWEYCPREALRRVSKVLKEEFNLVMDAGFENEFVLLKRVTQEGKEEWVPIDLVPYCSASGYDSAAPLFHEVVAALQSLNIIVEQLHAEAGKGQYEIVLGHTACTHSADNLIFSREVIRAIARKHGLLATFVPKYALDDLGSGSHVHISLCQNGENVFMASGSSRHGISTVGEEFMAGVLHHLPSILAFTAPIPNSYDRIQPNTWSGAYQCWGKENKEAPIRTACPPGIKDGFISNFEIKCFDGCANPYLSLAAVLAAGIDGLRRHLSLPEPVDVNPLYLDGKVNRLPKSLSESLEALKKDDVLEDLIGKKLVIAIKGVRKAEIEHYSKNKDAWKQLIHRY; this is translated from the exons ATGGAGTTTGAAGAGCTCAGACAGGCGATAGAGAAGGTTATGATTGTCGACGCTCACGCTCACAACATCGTCCCTCTCGATTCCTCCTTTCCTTTCATTAATGCCTTCTCTGGAGCTGCTGGCGAGGCCTTATCCTTCGTTCCTCACTCTCTCTCCTTCAAG AGGAATTTGAGGGAAGTAGCTGAATTATATGGCTGTGAGAATTCCTTGCAAGTTGTTGAAGAGCATCGCATATCTTCAGGTTTGGAGTCCATTATGGTTAAATGCTTTGAAGCTGCAGGAATCTCTGCAGTTCTCATTGATGATGGATTCAAGTTGGACAAGATGCATGATGTTCAATGGCATAAGAATTTCACTCCATTTGTTGGTCGAATACTGCGAATTGAACGCTTGGCTGAAGCAATTCTGGATAAA GAGTTGCTAGATGGATCAACTTGGACATTGGATAAGTTCACTGAAACCTTCATGGAGAACTTGAGGTC ATCTGCTAATAAAATAGTTGGCTTGAAAAGCATAGCTGCATATCTTAGTGGCCTAGAAATCAATACAAATGTTACTAAAAAAGATGCTGAGGAAGGTCTTGCTGAAGTTTTACATG CTGGCAAACCTGTTCGCCTTGTAAATAAAAGCTTTATCGACCATATTTTCACTCGTAGTTTGGAGGTTGCTCTACAGTTTGACTTGCCAATGCAGATACACACAGG TTTTGGAGACAAAGGTTTGGATCTAAGGTTGTCCAATCCCCTTCATCTTCGAATGGTTCTTGAGGATGAGAGATTTACCAATTGTCGTTTTGTCCTTTTACATGCATCATATCCATTTTCAAAGGAAGCATCATATCTAGCCTCAGTTTATGCTCAG GTGTACCTTGACATTGGCTTGGCAGTTCCTAAGCTCAGTGTCCACGGGATGATATCTTCACTCAAAGAAATTCTGGAGCTAGCTCCAATTAATAAG GTTATGTTCAGCACTGATGGCTACGCATTTCCTGAAACATACTACTTAG GTGCAAAAAAAACACGCGAATGCATTTTTACTGTGCTACGTGATGCATGCTGTGATGGTGACCTCACAGTTGGTGAAGCTATTGAAGCAGCTAAAGACATCTTAGCACGAAATGCAATTAAGTTATACAAGATTAATATGGGTGTAAAAGCATTTAAATCAAAGGATATTGTATCTGCAAACTCTGTGAACATTGACAATAGTTCTTCAGACAGTGGTGTTTCACTTGTTCGTATCCTATGGGTTGATGCATCGGGACAACATAGATGTCGT GTTGTTCCTCTAAAACGCTTCAACAATGTTGTGAAGAAAAATGGTGTTGGTTTGAGTTTTGCAAGTATGGCAATGACTTCATTCGCTGATGGTCCAGCAGATGAAACTAATCTGACTGGAGCGGGTGGGATTAGGTTGATCCCTGATTTAACAACTAAACGGAGAATCCCATG GATGGAAGTAGAGGAAATGGTTTTGGCTGACATGCAGCTTAGACCTGGTGAAGCATGGGAGTATTGCCCAAGGGAGGCCTTACGAAGGGTTTCAAAGGTTCTAAAAGAAGAATTTAACTTA GTAATGGATGCAGGATTTGAAAATGAATTTGTGCTCTTAAAGCGTGTGACACA GGAAGGGAAAGAAGAATGGGTGCCAATTGATTTAGTTCCGTATTGCTCTGCATCAGGATATGACTCTGCTGCTCCTTTATTTCATGAAGTTGTTGCTGCGCTtcaatcattaaatattatcgTGGAGCAG TTACATGCAGAAGCTGGGAAAGGCCAGTATGAAATAGTCTTGGGGCACACAGCATGTACACACTCTGCTGACAACCTGATTTTTTCCAGAGAGGTTATTAGGGCTATTGCAAGGAAACACGGATTACTGGCAACTTTTGTGCCTAA GTATGCACTGGATGACCTTGGTTCTGGATCCCATGTTCATATCAGCTTGTGTCAGAATGGAGAGAATGTTTTTATGGCATCTGGTTCCAGTAGGCATGGAATTTCAACTGTTGGTGAGGAGTTTATGGCAGGGGTTCTACATCATCTTCCTTCAATTTTGGCTTTCACAGCACCAATTCCAAATAG CTATGATCGAATACAACCCAACACGTGGAGTGGAGCATACCAATGCTGGGGAAAAGAAAACAAGGAAGCTCCAATAAGAACTGCTTGCCCACCAGGGATAAAAGACGGTTTTATTAGCAACtttgaaattaaatgttttgatggATGTGCAAATCCGTACTTGAGCTTGGCTGCTGTACTTGCTGCAGGCATTGATGGCCTTAGAAGGCATCTTTCTTTGCCTGAACCTGTTG ATGTCAATCCTTTATACTTGGATGGAAAAGTAAATAGATTGCCCAAATCGCTTTCCGAGTCTCTAGAAGCTCTAAAGAAAGACGATGTCTTGGAGGATCTAATTGGGAAAAAGCTTGTGATTGCTATAAAAGGAGTTCGCAAG GCGGAGATTGAGCATTACTCGAAGAACAAGGACGCGTGGAAGCAATTGATACACCGTTATTAA
- the LOC110621000 gene encoding protein fluG, producing the protein MEFEELRQAIEEVMMVDAHAHNIVALDSSFPFINAFSEAAGEALSFAPHSLSFKRNLREVAELYGCENSLQVVEEHRISSGLESIMVKCFKAAGISAVLIDDGLKLDKMHDVQWHKNFTPFVGRILRIERLAEAILDKELLDGSTWTLDKFTETFMENLRSSADKIVGLKSIAAYRSGLEINTNVTRKDAEEGLAEVLHAGRPVRIINKSFIDHIFTHSLEVALQFDLPMQIHTGFGDKDLDLRLSNPLHLRMLLEDERFSNCRIVLLHASYPFSKEASYLASVYPQVYLDFGLAVPKLSVHGMISSLKELLELAPINKVMFSTDGYAFPETHYLGAKKTREIIFSVLRDACCDGDLTVDEAIEAAKDILARNAIKLYKINIDAKAFNSKDILSWNSMNIDNSSLDNGVSLVRILWVDASGQHRCRVVPLRRFNDVVKKNGIGLTFASMAMTSSVDGPADETNLTGVGEIRLMPDLTTKRRIPWMEVEEMVLADMHLRPGEAWEYCPREALRRVSKVLKEEFNLVMNAGFENEFVLLKHVAKEGKEEWVPIDSAPYCSASGYDSAAPIFHEVVSALQSLNIIVEQLHAEAGKGQFEMALGHTACTHSADNLIFTREVIRAIARKHGLLASFVPKYALDDIGSGSHVHISLWQNGENVFIASGGSSRHGISTVGEEFMAGVLHHLPSILAFTAPVPNSYDRIQPNTWSGAYQCWGKENREAPIRTACPPGIKDGLVSNFEIKSFDGCANPYLGLAAVLAAGIDGLRRHLSLPAPVDTNPSYLDGKLNRLPKSLSESLEALKKDDVLEDLLGKKLMIAIKGVRKAEIDHYSKNKEAYKQLIHRY; encoded by the exons ATGGAGTTTGAAGAGCTCAGACAGGCGATAGAGGAGGTTATGATGGTCGACGCTCACGCTCACAACATCGTCGCTCTTGATTCCTCCTTCCCTTTCATCAATGCCTTCTCTGAAGCTGCCGGCGAGGCCTTATCCTTCGCTCCTCACTCTCTCTCCTTCAAG AGGAATTTGAGGGAAGTAGCTGAATTATATGGCTGTGAGAATTCCTTGCAAGTTGTTGAAGAGCATCGCATATCTTCAGGTTTGGAGTCCATTATGGTTAAATGCTTTAAAGCTGCAGGAATCTCTGCAGTTCTCATTGATGATGGATTGAAGTTGGACAAGATGCATGATGTTCAGTGGCATAAGAATTTCACTCCATTTGTTGGTAGAATACTGCGAATTGAACGCTTGGCTGAAGCAATTCTGGATAAA GAGTTGCTAGATGGATCAACTTGGACATTGGATAAGTTCACTGAAACCTTTATGGAGAACTTGAGGTC ATCTGCTGATAAAATAGTTGGCTTGAAAAGCATAGCTGCATATCGTAGTGGCCTAGAAATCAATACAAATGTTACTAGAAAAGATGCTGAGGAAGGTCTTGCTGAAGTTTTACATG CTGGCAGACCTGTTCGCATAATAAATAAAAGCTTTATTGACCATATTTTCACACATAGTTTGGAGGTTGCTCTACAGTTCGACTTGCCCATGCAGATACACACAGG TTTTGGGGACAAAGATTTGGATCTAAGATTGTCCAATCCCCTTCATCTCCGAATGCTTCTTGAGGATGAGAGATTTTCCAATTGTCGTATCGTTCTTTTGCATGCATCATATCCTTTTTCAAAGGAAGCATCATATCTAGCCTCAGTTTATCCTCAG GTGTACCTTGACTTTGGCTTGGCAGTTCCTAAACTTAGTGTCCACGGGATGATATCTTCACTCAAAGAACTTCTGGAGCTTGCTCCAATCAATAAG GTTATGTTCAGCACTGATGGCTACGCATTTCCTGAAACACACTACTTAG GTGCAAAAAAAACACGTGAAATCATTTTTTCTGTGCTACGTGATGCATGCTGTGATGGTGACCTCACAGTTGATGAAGCTATTGAAGCAGCTAAAGACATCTTAGCACGAAATGCAATTAAGTTATACAAGATTAATATAGATGCAAAAGCATTTAATTCGAAGGATATTTTATCTTGGAACTCTATGAACATTGACAATAGTTCTTTGGACAATGGTGTTTCACTTGTTCGTATCCTATGGGTTGATGCATCGGGACAACATAGATGCCGT GTTGTTCCTTTAAGACGCTTCAACGATGTTGTGAAGAAAAATGGTATTGGTTTGACTTTTGCGAGTATGGCAATGACTTCATCTGTTGATGGTCCAGCAGATGAAACTAATCTGACTGGAGTGGGTGAGATTAGACTGATGCCTGATTTAACAACTAAACGGAGAATCCCATG GATGGAAGTGGAGGAAATGGTTTTGGCTGACATGCATCTTAGACCTGGTGAAGCATGGGAGTATTGCCCAAGGGAGGCCTTACGAAGGGTTTCAAAGGTTCTGAAAGAAGAATTTAACTTG GTAATGAATGCAGGATTTGAAAATGAGTTTGTGCTCTTAAAGCATGTGGCGAA GGAAGGGAAAGAAGAATGGGTGCCAATTGACTCAGCACCGTATTGCTCTGCATCAGGATATGATTCTGCTGCCCCTATATTTCATGAAGTTGTTTCTGCGCTtcaatcattaaatattatcgTGGAGCAG TTACATGCAGAAGCTGGGAAAGGCCAGTTTGAAATGGCCTTGGGGCACACAGCATGTACACACTCTGCTGACAACCTGATCTTTACCAGAGAGGTTATTAGGGCTATTGCAAGGAAACACGGACTACTAGCAAGTTTTGTACCTAA GTATGCACTGGATGACATTGGTTCTGGATCCCATGTTCATATCAGCTTGTGGCAGAATGGAGAAAATGTTTTTATTGCATCTGGTGGTTCCAGTAGGCATGGAATTTCAACTGTTGGTGAGGAGTTTATGGCAGGGGTTCTACATCATCTTCCTTCAATTTTGGCTTTCACAGCACCAGTTCCAAATAG CTATGATCGAATACAACCCAACACATGGAGTGGGGCATACCAGTGCTGGGGAAAAGAAAACAGGGAAGCTCCAATAAGAACTGCTTGCCCACCTGGGATCAAGGACGGTCTTGTTAGCAACTTTGAAATTAAATCTTTTGATGGATGTGCAAATCCATACTTGGGCTTGGCTGCTGTACTTGCAGCAGGCATTGATGGCCTCAGAAGgcatctttctctgcctgcacCTGTTG ACACCAATCCTTCTTACTTGGATGGAAAACTAAATAgattgcccaaatcactttctgAGTCTCTAGAAGCTCTGAAGAAAGACGATGTCTTGGAGGATCTACTCGGGAAAAAGCTTATGATTGCTATAAAAGGAGTACGCAAG GCGGAGATTGACCACTACTCGAAGAACAAGGAGGCGTACAAGCAATTGATACACCGCTATTAA
- the LOC110620304 gene encoding expansin-A4 yields the protein MASPLRALSATLLLLAIALVNCEAKLSAIHAIGRQLSEHTQPVIPYKPKFKAGPWTKARATFYDGSTSSFGGACDYKDVVAEGYGLNTAAVSETLFKKGEACGACYEIKCVEDPKWCKSGSLRVTATDLCPPNPSQPSDNGGWCNPPLEHFDIAKPVFSQLADHTAGVIPVKYRRVPCKKKGGIRFTILGNPWFNQVIVWNVGGAGDVICLEVKGKDKGNKWIKFERDWGSTWKCSAHLVGEALSFRVQTSDGKYSISSKCAPKNWQFGQTFEGKNFK from the exons ATGGCATCGCCTTTGAGAGCCCTCTCAGCCACATTATTACTGTTAGCTATTGCATTGGTTAATTGCGAAGCAAAGCTATCTGCTATCCATGCAATTGGACGACAATTAAGTGAACATACTCAACCTGTCATACCTTATAAGCCAAAATTCAAGGCAGGGCCATGGACCAAGGCTCGTGCCACCTTTTATGATGGCAGCACATCATCATttg GGGGAGCATGTGACTATAAAGATGTTGTAGCAGAAGGCTACGGCCTCAACACAGCAGCTGTAAGCGAAACATTGTTCAAAAAAGGGGAGGCCTGCGGTGCttgttatgaaattaaatgtgTAGAAGATCCAAAATGGTGCAAGTCAGGATCTCTGCGTGTTACAGCAACAGATCTTTGCCCGCCAAATCCATCTCAACCAAGTGATAATGGAGGGTGGTGCAATCCCCCACTTGAGCATTTCGATATAGCCAAGCCTGTCTTCAGCCAACTCGCAGATCACACTGCTGGAGTCATTCCTGTCAAATACCGCAG GGTTCCATGCAAGAAGAAAGGAGGAATCAGGTTCACAATATTGGGGAATCCATGGTTCAACCAAGTCATAGTATGGAACGTTGGTGGAGCTGGAGATGTTATTTGTCTTGAAGTGAAGGGAAAGGACAAGGGTAATAAGTGGATAAAATTTGAAAGAGATTGGGGTTCCACTTGGAAATGCAGTGCTCACCTGGTTGGAGAAGCACTCTCCTTTAGAGTTCAAACAAGTGATGGCAAATACTCAATTTCGTCGAAATGTGCTCCTAAGAATTGGCAGTTTGGTCAGACATTTGAGGGCAAAAACTTCAAGTAA